The following are encoded in a window of Anopheles stephensi strain Indian chromosome X, UCI_ANSTEP_V1.0, whole genome shotgun sequence genomic DNA:
- the LOC118506785 gene encoding uncharacterized protein LOC118506785 isoform X3, giving the protein MAMDPPDVVLSPEREAVGSSSKTTPAALLQLQHRAHPQTPPAAFHLAGDGHQRSVVLLQQSSTTTSTATLATVTGPSSSSVGSAGAAQLTSIAVPTALLASAGQLQSVAGGSNSSAAATPSSLTGTNVSQPAPPIERLSRPMAFDKMESLVREMQDSENGVPVRSQKLFLTSIPSAFMGYDLIEWLMERLSIEESEALNISNQLCQHGYFFPVSDSKTLMVKDDSSLYRFQTPYYWPWQQKAPDQIEYAIYLAKRSLRNKQRHGLEDYETEALASLHKNLKGKWDFILMQAEEQVRLAKDRKKGDKIVGDSQERAYWRVHRPPPGQFTPLEPCPIPSRDRQGKPRKRTVEDWQREVDILKASLGRNRVKMSQACESLVVYYETFSEYDPMMQPPLPSNPWVTEDVSFWQLNNPVVEIPTEKRVKRWGISIEEVVSDPTGLQEFTHYLKKEYSHENIRFWMAVNDLRRSSHSQISRKVKEIYEEFLEPGAPCEINIDGKTMEKVQQGLKNPSRFAFDAAAEHIYMLLLKKDCYPRFVRSEHYKSLMVNAIQPSLKKRFFGFGGGAKKKGSTSTAPNPSMLTQPSSGQSGSGNVNSLSKRRGSDRSLSGSAHELAISGVKDCSKVPHSHSQSNLSDIPYSVSIYRGDMPSGVYEGVSASSSSTPVRGNVRVTGGKQQEMNKNLGTTLEVTLEGSVSGSCAVCPWDTPVIEKPASDSSVSVSVCPWDSADAKLPPKAEPLYRLYSNSKLKQHSDLPHSTTEISEVSERMKRSCGLRQNTLDGDFHSTKRLAPVVTEQRRASMTMAPRLSDLQFCMRANSTGSGATPPDSTACLANLQQQPQQQYLQHQSSIRISQGSLSTSFEEKEEGSGTSLCHIPESVPVPAISKETVAPAADGTTHRERLQDRHRQRSGEEGGEGGSRSEGSDVGATRARDGAIQQPSPGTVCSTGTIYAAPADTAGTAAAQHTVVAVDKVQQKTYGTGSVPATTKAVCHTPTTTTICTSSAGIGGGGGGSSRETIGANSQRPTNVDTAPESTTSTPRISVIYANTPEEEEEEEEEVLEENAHEAEGMNRVGKEEQEGEGKAIGKQQVVDLYRMQSLDSSASRGADRHTSVAADGVSRPEQHHTAGMSSTAASVATQTIDVLQGDAGQDMSPLTEVEDGFYVETLRQQPHGPGGLDTSEYDIIMEGGDSGLLPGCVAPAPTPAPSIAPLAEVELDPPDDEADVDEPEQQQQQQEQPRQSTDPPEPPSGTSGTATVVIVDDLSKRRKRKERRDRGQEPDTIRAQKSEEENSERKGDAVCPWDDEGESAADDAPYVKTYSTLGYL; this is encoded by the exons ATGGCAATGGATCCTCCCGATGTAGTTCTATCGCCGGAACGTGAGGCAGTCGGTAGCAGCAGTAAGACAACGCCGGCAGCACTACTACAGCTGCAGCACCGGGCCCATCCACAGACACCACCGGCTGCCTTCCATCTAGCCGGTGATGGGCACCAGCGTTCGGTAGTGTTACTGCAGCAGTCGTCCACCACTACATCGACCGCAACGTTGGCGACGGTAACGGGTCCGTCCAGTAGCAGCGTTGGCAGTGCTGGTGCTGCGCAGCTCACCAGCATTGCCGTGCCGACGGCATTGCTAGCCTCTGCCGGACAGCTGCAATCGGTAGCGGGCGGTTCGAACAGTTCGGCTGCCGCGACTCCTTCCAGCCTGACGGGTACGAACGTTTCACAGCCAGCGCCACCTATCGAGCGGTTGTCGCGTCCCATGGCATTCGACAAG ATGGAATCACTAGTGCGTGAGATGCAAGACTCGGAGAACGGTGTACCAGTACGCAGCCAGAAACTGTTCCTAACGTCGATTCCTTCTGCGTTTATGG GATACGACCTGATAGAATGGTTGATGGAGCGATTAAGCATCGAAGAGTCGGAGGCACTGAACATAAGTAATCAGCTGTGTCAGCACGGTTACTTTTTTCCCGTCTCCGACTCGAAGACGCTGATGGTGAAGGATGACTCCTCACTGTATCGCTTCCAGACGCCGTACTACTGGCCCTGGCAGCAGAAAGCACCCGATCAGATCGAGTACGCAATCTATCTGGCGAAGCGGTCGCTGCGCAACAAGCAGCGCCACGGCCTGGAGGACTACGAAACCGAGGCACTGGCCAGCCTGCACAAGAACCTCAAGGGCAAGTGGGACTTCATACTGATGCAGGCGGAGGAGCAGGTGCGGTTGGCGAAGGATCGGAAGAAGGGCGATAAGATCGTGGGCGATTCGCAGGAGCGTGCGTACTGGCGGGTGCATCGACCACCGCCGGGACAGTTCACACCGCTCGAGCCGTGCCCGATACCGTCCCGTGATCGGCAGGGTAAACCGCGCAAGCGCACGGTCGAGGACTGGCAGCGCGAGGTCGACATCCTGAAGGCGTCGCTCGGCCGGAACCGTGTGAAGATGTCGCAGGCGTGCGAGAGCCTCGTCGTGTACTACGAAACGTTCAGCGAGTACGATCCGATGATGCAGCCGCCGCTACCATCGAACCCGTGGGTGACGGAGGACGTAAGCTTCTGGCAGCTGAACAACCCGGTCGTGGAGATACCGACCGAGAAGCGCGTCAAGCGCTGGGGTATCTCGATCGAGGAGGTCGTGTCGGACCCAACCGGGCTGCAGGAGTTTACGCACTACCTGAAGAAGGAGTACTCGCACGAGAACATACGCTTCTGGATGGCGGTGAACGACCTGAGACGTTCCTCTCACTCGCAGATATCGCGCAAGGTGAAGGAAATCTACGA AGAGTTCCTGGAGCCTGGTGCACCCTGCGAGATCAACATCGACGGTAAAACGATGGAGAAGGTACAGCAGGGTCTAAAGAATCCGTCCCGATTTGCGTTCGACGCGGCGGCCGAACACATCTACATGTTGCTCTTGAAGAAGGATTGCTATCCACGGTTCGTGCGCTCGGAACACTACAAGAGCCTGATGGTGAACGCGATCCAACCATCGCTCAAGAAGCGTTTCTTTggctttggtggtggtgcgaagAAGAAGGGTTCAACCTCGACCGCACCGAATCCATCGATGCTTACGCAG CCATCTTCCGGACAATCAGGATCGGGCAACGTAAACAGTCTGTCCAAACGACGCGGTAGTGACCGCAGCCTATCGGGATCAGCGCACGAGCTAGCGATATCGGGCGTGAAGGATTGTTCCAAAGTGCCACATTCTCATAGCCAAAGCAATCTGAGTGACATTCCCTACAG CGTGTCGATCTACCGTGGTGATATGCCGTCCGGTGTGTACGAGGGTGTCTCGGCATCATCCAGTAGTACACCCGTGCGAGGAAACGTACGCGTGACAGGTGGAAAGCAACA GGAGATGAACAAAAACCTAGGAACTACACTGGAGGTAACGTTGGAGGGTTCAGTATCGGGATCGTGTGCCGTATGCCCTTGGGACACGCCCGTCATCGAGAAACCGGCCTCGGATAGctccgtctcggtgtctgtATGTCCGTGGGACAGTGCCGATGCAAAACTCCCACCAAAGGCGGA ACCTTTGTATCGTTtgtacagcaacagcaagctgAAGCAGCACAGCGATCTACCGCACAGCACTACCGAGATAAGCGAAGTGTCCGAACGAATGAAGAGATCGTGCGGTTTGCGCCAAAACACACTCGACGGTGACTTTCACAGCACCAAACGTTTGGCACCGGTTGTGACCGAACAGCGACGGGCTTCCATGACGATGGCTCCGAG ATTGTCGGATCTACAATTCTGTATGCGTGCTAACTCCACCGGTAGCGGTGCGACACCACCCGACAGTACTGCTTGCTTGGCGAACCTGCAACAACAGCCGCAACAGCAGTACCTGCAGCACCAGTCGTCGATCCGGATCTCGCAAGGATCGCTCTCGACGAGCTTCGAGGAGAAGGAGGAAGGGTCCGGGACCTCTTTGTGCCACATTCCAGAGTCCGTCCCGGTTCCGGCCATCTCCAAGGAGACCGTTGCACCGGCTGCGGATGGTACCACGCACCGAGAGCGATTGCAGGACCGTCACCGGCAAAGGTCGGGCGAGGAGGGTGGCGAGGGTGGGAGCAGGAGTGAGGGTAGCGATGTTGGAGCTACCAGAGCACGCGACGGCGCCATACAGCAACCATCGCCAGGCACTGTCTGCAGTACGGGTACTATCTATGCTGCGCCGGCAGACACCGCCGGCacggcagcagcacaacacacagtggtggcggtggacaAGGTGCAACAGAAAACATACGGTACGGGCAGCGTCCCAGCAACTACAAAAGCGGTGTGCCACACAccgactactactactatatGCACATCGTCGGCTGGTAtaggcggcggcggcggcggcagcagcagggaGACGATCGGTGCGAACAGTCAACGTCCGACGAACGTAGACACTGCACCGGAATCAACCACCAGCACACCTAGGATAAGTGTAATCTATGCTAATACACCggaagaagaggaggaggaggaggaggaggtgttGGAGGAGAATGCGCATGAAGCGGAGGGAATGAACAGAGTCGGGAAGGAGGAGCAggagggggaaggaaaagctATTGGGAAGCAGCAAGTGGTAGACCTCTATCGTATGCAATCGCTCGACAGTAGCGCTAGTAGAGGCGCGGACAGGCATACCAGCGTAGCGGCCGACGGTGTCAGCAGGCCTGAGCAGCACCACACTGCTGGCATGAGCAGTACGGCGGCTAGCGTAGCAACGCAAACGATCGACGTGCTGCAGGGCGACGCAGGGCAAGACATGTCACCGCTCACCGAGGTAGAGGACGGGTTCTATGTCGAGACGCTCCGGCAGCAACCTCACGGCCCCGGAGGACTCGACACCAGCGAGTACGACATCATCATGGAAGGTGGTGATAGCGGTTTGCTGCCGGGTTGCGTCGCACCTGCACCGACACCCGCCCCATCGATTGCGCCGCTGGCCGAGGTAGAGCTGGACCCACCGGACGACGAGGCGGACGTGGACGAgcccgagcagcagcagcagcagcaggagcagccgCGCCAGTCGACAGATCCACCGGAGCCACCGTCTGGCACGTCCGGTACGGCGACGGTCGTTATAGTGGACGATCTGTCCAAACGCCGCAAGCGCAAGGAGCGCAGGGATCGAGGTCAGGAGCCGGACACGATTCGTGCACAGAAGAGCGAGGAGGAGAACAGCGAACGGAAGGGCGACGCCGTTTGCCCATGGGACGATGA AGGAGAATCAGCAGCGGATGACGCACCGTACGTGAAGACTTACTCCACCCTGGGATATCTGTAG
- the LOC118506785 gene encoding uncharacterized protein LOC118506785 isoform X6, with the protein MAMDPPDVVLSPEREAVGSSSKTTPAALLQLQHRAHPQTPPAAFHLAGDGHQRSVVLLQQSSTTTSTATLATVTGPSSSSVGSAGAAQLTSIAVPTALLASAGQLQSVAGGSNSSAAATPSSLTGTNVSQPAPPIERLSRPMAFDKMESLVREMQDSENGVPVRSQKLFLTSIPSAFMGYDLIEWLMERLSIEESEALNISNQLCQHGYFFPVSDSKTLMVKDDSSLYRFQTPYYWPWQQKAPDQIEYAIYLAKRSLRNKQRHGLEDYETEALASLHKNLKGKWDFILMQAEEQVRLAKDRKKGDKIVGDSQERAYWRVHRPPPGQFTPLEPCPIPSRDRQGKPRKRTVEDWQREVDILKASLGRNRVKMSQACESLVVYYETFSEYDPMMQPPLPSNPWVTEDVSFWQLNNPVVEIPTEKRVKRWGISIEEVVSDPTGLQEFTHYLKKEYSHENIRFWMAVNDLRRSSHSQISRKVKEIYEEFLEPGAPCEINIDGKTMEKVQQGLKNPSRFAFDAAAEHIYMLLLKKDCYPRFVRSEHYKSLMVNAIQPSLKKRFFGFGGGAKKKGSTSTAPNPSMLTQPSSGQSGSGNVNSLSKRRGSDRSLSGSAHELAISGVKDCSKVPHSHSQSNLSDIPYSVSIYRGDMPSGVYEGVSASSSSTPVRGNVRVTGGKQQEMNKNLGTTLEVTLEGSVSGSCAVCPWDTPVIEKPASDSSVSVSVCPWDSADAKLPPKADNSKLKQHSDLPHSTTEISEVSERMKRSCGLRQNTLDGDFHSTKRLAPVVTEQRRASMTMAPRLSDLQFCMRANSTGSGATPPDSTACLANLQQQPQQQYLQHQSSIRISQGSLSTSFEEKEEGSGTSLCHIPESVPVPAISKETVAPAADGTTHRERLQDRHRQRSGEEGGEGGSRSEGSDVGATRARDGAIQQPSPGTVCSTGTIYAAPADTAGTAAAQHTVVAVDKVQQKTYGTGSVPATTKAVCHTPTTTTICTSSAGIGGGGGGSSRETIGANSQRPTNVDTAPESTTSTPRISVIYANTPEEEEEEEEEVLEENAHEAEGMNRVGKEEQEGEGKAIGKQQVVDLYRMQSLDSSASRGADRHTSVAADGVSRPEQHHTAGMSSTAASVATQTIDVLQGDAGQDMSPLTEVEDGFYVETLRQQPHGPGGLDTSEYDIIMEGGDSGLLPGCVAPAPTPAPSIAPLAEVELDPPDDEADVDEPEQQQQQQEQPRQSTDPPEPPSGTSGTATVVIVDDLSKRRKRKERRDRGQEPDTIRAQKSEEENSERKGDAVCPWDDEGESAADDAPYVKTYSTLGYL; encoded by the exons ATGGCAATGGATCCTCCCGATGTAGTTCTATCGCCGGAACGTGAGGCAGTCGGTAGCAGCAGTAAGACAACGCCGGCAGCACTACTACAGCTGCAGCACCGGGCCCATCCACAGACACCACCGGCTGCCTTCCATCTAGCCGGTGATGGGCACCAGCGTTCGGTAGTGTTACTGCAGCAGTCGTCCACCACTACATCGACCGCAACGTTGGCGACGGTAACGGGTCCGTCCAGTAGCAGCGTTGGCAGTGCTGGTGCTGCGCAGCTCACCAGCATTGCCGTGCCGACGGCATTGCTAGCCTCTGCCGGACAGCTGCAATCGGTAGCGGGCGGTTCGAACAGTTCGGCTGCCGCGACTCCTTCCAGCCTGACGGGTACGAACGTTTCACAGCCAGCGCCACCTATCGAGCGGTTGTCGCGTCCCATGGCATTCGACAAG ATGGAATCACTAGTGCGTGAGATGCAAGACTCGGAGAACGGTGTACCAGTACGCAGCCAGAAACTGTTCCTAACGTCGATTCCTTCTGCGTTTATGG GATACGACCTGATAGAATGGTTGATGGAGCGATTAAGCATCGAAGAGTCGGAGGCACTGAACATAAGTAATCAGCTGTGTCAGCACGGTTACTTTTTTCCCGTCTCCGACTCGAAGACGCTGATGGTGAAGGATGACTCCTCACTGTATCGCTTCCAGACGCCGTACTACTGGCCCTGGCAGCAGAAAGCACCCGATCAGATCGAGTACGCAATCTATCTGGCGAAGCGGTCGCTGCGCAACAAGCAGCGCCACGGCCTGGAGGACTACGAAACCGAGGCACTGGCCAGCCTGCACAAGAACCTCAAGGGCAAGTGGGACTTCATACTGATGCAGGCGGAGGAGCAGGTGCGGTTGGCGAAGGATCGGAAGAAGGGCGATAAGATCGTGGGCGATTCGCAGGAGCGTGCGTACTGGCGGGTGCATCGACCACCGCCGGGACAGTTCACACCGCTCGAGCCGTGCCCGATACCGTCCCGTGATCGGCAGGGTAAACCGCGCAAGCGCACGGTCGAGGACTGGCAGCGCGAGGTCGACATCCTGAAGGCGTCGCTCGGCCGGAACCGTGTGAAGATGTCGCAGGCGTGCGAGAGCCTCGTCGTGTACTACGAAACGTTCAGCGAGTACGATCCGATGATGCAGCCGCCGCTACCATCGAACCCGTGGGTGACGGAGGACGTAAGCTTCTGGCAGCTGAACAACCCGGTCGTGGAGATACCGACCGAGAAGCGCGTCAAGCGCTGGGGTATCTCGATCGAGGAGGTCGTGTCGGACCCAACCGGGCTGCAGGAGTTTACGCACTACCTGAAGAAGGAGTACTCGCACGAGAACATACGCTTCTGGATGGCGGTGAACGACCTGAGACGTTCCTCTCACTCGCAGATATCGCGCAAGGTGAAGGAAATCTACGA AGAGTTCCTGGAGCCTGGTGCACCCTGCGAGATCAACATCGACGGTAAAACGATGGAGAAGGTACAGCAGGGTCTAAAGAATCCGTCCCGATTTGCGTTCGACGCGGCGGCCGAACACATCTACATGTTGCTCTTGAAGAAGGATTGCTATCCACGGTTCGTGCGCTCGGAACACTACAAGAGCCTGATGGTGAACGCGATCCAACCATCGCTCAAGAAGCGTTTCTTTggctttggtggtggtgcgaagAAGAAGGGTTCAACCTCGACCGCACCGAATCCATCGATGCTTACGCAG CCATCTTCCGGACAATCAGGATCGGGCAACGTAAACAGTCTGTCCAAACGACGCGGTAGTGACCGCAGCCTATCGGGATCAGCGCACGAGCTAGCGATATCGGGCGTGAAGGATTGTTCCAAAGTGCCACATTCTCATAGCCAAAGCAATCTGAGTGACATTCCCTACAG CGTGTCGATCTACCGTGGTGATATGCCGTCCGGTGTGTACGAGGGTGTCTCGGCATCATCCAGTAGTACACCCGTGCGAGGAAACGTACGCGTGACAGGTGGAAAGCAACA GGAGATGAACAAAAACCTAGGAACTACACTGGAGGTAACGTTGGAGGGTTCAGTATCGGGATCGTGTGCCGTATGCCCTTGGGACACGCCCGTCATCGAGAAACCGGCCTCGGATAGctccgtctcggtgtctgtATGTCCGTGGGACAGTGCCGATGCAAAACTCCCACCAAAGGCGGA caacagcaagctgAAGCAGCACAGCGATCTACCGCACAGCACTACCGAGATAAGCGAAGTGTCCGAACGAATGAAGAGATCGTGCGGTTTGCGCCAAAACACACTCGACGGTGACTTTCACAGCACCAAACGTTTGGCACCGGTTGTGACCGAACAGCGACGGGCTTCCATGACGATGGCTCCGAG ATTGTCGGATCTACAATTCTGTATGCGTGCTAACTCCACCGGTAGCGGTGCGACACCACCCGACAGTACTGCTTGCTTGGCGAACCTGCAACAACAGCCGCAACAGCAGTACCTGCAGCACCAGTCGTCGATCCGGATCTCGCAAGGATCGCTCTCGACGAGCTTCGAGGAGAAGGAGGAAGGGTCCGGGACCTCTTTGTGCCACATTCCAGAGTCCGTCCCGGTTCCGGCCATCTCCAAGGAGACCGTTGCACCGGCTGCGGATGGTACCACGCACCGAGAGCGATTGCAGGACCGTCACCGGCAAAGGTCGGGCGAGGAGGGTGGCGAGGGTGGGAGCAGGAGTGAGGGTAGCGATGTTGGAGCTACCAGAGCACGCGACGGCGCCATACAGCAACCATCGCCAGGCACTGTCTGCAGTACGGGTACTATCTATGCTGCGCCGGCAGACACCGCCGGCacggcagcagcacaacacacagtggtggcggtggacaAGGTGCAACAGAAAACATACGGTACGGGCAGCGTCCCAGCAACTACAAAAGCGGTGTGCCACACAccgactactactactatatGCACATCGTCGGCTGGTAtaggcggcggcggcggcggcagcagcagggaGACGATCGGTGCGAACAGTCAACGTCCGACGAACGTAGACACTGCACCGGAATCAACCACCAGCACACCTAGGATAAGTGTAATCTATGCTAATACACCggaagaagaggaggaggaggaggaggaggtgttGGAGGAGAATGCGCATGAAGCGGAGGGAATGAACAGAGTCGGGAAGGAGGAGCAggagggggaaggaaaagctATTGGGAAGCAGCAAGTGGTAGACCTCTATCGTATGCAATCGCTCGACAGTAGCGCTAGTAGAGGCGCGGACAGGCATACCAGCGTAGCGGCCGACGGTGTCAGCAGGCCTGAGCAGCACCACACTGCTGGCATGAGCAGTACGGCGGCTAGCGTAGCAACGCAAACGATCGACGTGCTGCAGGGCGACGCAGGGCAAGACATGTCACCGCTCACCGAGGTAGAGGACGGGTTCTATGTCGAGACGCTCCGGCAGCAACCTCACGGCCCCGGAGGACTCGACACCAGCGAGTACGACATCATCATGGAAGGTGGTGATAGCGGTTTGCTGCCGGGTTGCGTCGCACCTGCACCGACACCCGCCCCATCGATTGCGCCGCTGGCCGAGGTAGAGCTGGACCCACCGGACGACGAGGCGGACGTGGACGAgcccgagcagcagcagcagcagcaggagcagccgCGCCAGTCGACAGATCCACCGGAGCCACCGTCTGGCACGTCCGGTACGGCGACGGTCGTTATAGTGGACGATCTGTCCAAACGCCGCAAGCGCAAGGAGCGCAGGGATCGAGGTCAGGAGCCGGACACGATTCGTGCACAGAAGAGCGAGGAGGAGAACAGCGAACGGAAGGGCGACGCCGTTTGCCCATGGGACGATGA AGGAGAATCAGCAGCGGATGACGCACCGTACGTGAAGACTTACTCCACCCTGGGATATCTGTAG